In Micrococcales bacterium, one DNA window encodes the following:
- the dxs gene encoding 1-deoxy-D-xylulose-5-phosphate synthase, whose amino-acid sequence MLARVAQLRDLKKLPARDLPALAADIRDFLVTNVSKTGGHLGPNLGVVELTIALHRVFNSPIDTIVFDTGHQAYVHKILTGRKDFSHLRSRGGLSGYPSRAESVHDVLENTHASAGPSWAAGVAAGRNLQGQSDRFTVVVVGDGALTGGMAWEALNNIAAEKDRRLVVVVNDNGRSYAPTIGALARHLSGLRTAPKYEKVLSWGTQALQARGRLGRRLYEALHGLKKGVKDVVAPQAMFEDLGLKYIGAVDGHDIGAVERSLVQAKVYGGPVIVHVITEKGRGYQPAEANRMDHHHAVGRIHPETGLPLAPERFGWTGVFSDELVRLGRRNDKVVAVTAAMLDPVGLVPFAAEFPDRVFDVGIAEQHAAAMAAGLAYTGLHPVVAVYATFMNRAFDQVLMDCGLHRAGVTFVLDRAGLTGSDGPSHNGQWDLALFHLVPGLRLAAPRDAVRLRQQLAEAIAVVDAPTVLRYPKGPAPDDIKAVGHLDGVDILAAGAGDERVLVVAVGAEARTALDAAALLGEEGISVKVVDPGWIYPVNPALVQLAAAAEVVVTIEDGLASGGFGDALAATMAEAGVNLPVVRCGLPTAFFGHASRPELAKEHHLIPADIAKRARSALGEWLVPRS is encoded by the coding sequence ATGCTGGCGCGGGTAGCGCAATTGCGCGATCTGAAAAAGCTGCCGGCCCGCGATTTGCCAGCCTTGGCCGCGGACATTAGAGACTTCCTGGTCACCAACGTCTCTAAGACCGGCGGACACTTGGGACCAAACCTTGGCGTGGTCGAGTTGACCATCGCCTTGCACCGGGTTTTCAACTCGCCCATTGACACCATTGTCTTCGACACCGGCCATCAGGCCTATGTCCACAAGATCTTGACTGGACGTAAAGACTTCTCCCACCTGCGCTCGCGCGGCGGCCTGTCCGGCTATCCCTCCCGGGCCGAATCGGTTCATGACGTGCTGGAAAACACCCACGCCTCGGCCGGGCCCTCCTGGGCGGCCGGGGTGGCAGCCGGGCGCAACCTGCAAGGGCAATCCGACCGGTTTACCGTGGTGGTGGTGGGCGATGGCGCCCTAACCGGCGGTATGGCCTGGGAGGCCCTGAACAACATCGCGGCTGAAAAAGACCGCCGGTTGGTGGTCGTGGTAAACGACAACGGCCGGTCCTACGCGCCGACCATCGGCGCCCTGGCCCGCCACCTCTCCGGCCTGCGCACGGCCCCGAAGTACGAAAAGGTCTTGAGCTGGGGGACTCAGGCGTTGCAGGCCCGCGGCCGGCTTGGCCGGCGTCTCTACGAGGCACTGCATGGCCTGAAGAAGGGCGTCAAGGACGTGGTGGCGCCGCAAGCCATGTTCGAAGACTTGGGTTTGAAGTACATCGGCGCGGTTGATGGTCACGACATTGGCGCGGTCGAACGTTCGTTGGTCCAGGCCAAGGTTTATGGCGGTCCAGTCATTGTCCACGTCATCACGGAAAAGGGTCGGGGCTATCAGCCGGCCGAGGCCAACCGGATGGACCACCACCATGCTGTTGGCCGGATCCACCCAGAGACCGGCCTGCCCTTGGCACCTGAGCGTTTTGGCTGGACTGGGGTCTTTTCTGACGAACTTGTGCGTTTGGGCCGGCGCAACGACAAAGTCGTGGCAGTCACCGCCGCCATGCTCGACCCGGTGGGGCTGGTGCCGTTTGCGGCCGAGTTCCCCGACCGAGTCTTCGACGTGGGCATTGCCGAACAACACGCCGCCGCTATGGCCGCTGGCCTGGCCTACACCGGCCTGCACCCGGTGGTGGCGGTTTACGCCACTTTCATGAACCGGGCCTTCGACCAGGTGCTGATGGACTGCGGTTTGCACCGGGCCGGGGTCACCTTTGTGCTGGACCGGGCCGGCCTGACCGGTTCAGACGGCCCCAGCCACAACGGCCAGTGGGATTTGGCCTTGTTCCATTTGGTGCCGGGGTTGCGCCTGGCCGCCCCGCGCGATGCCGTTCGCTTGCGTCAGCAACTAGCCGAGGCTATCGCTGTGGTTGACGCACCCACGGTGCTGCGTTATCCCAAGGGCCCGGCGCCCGACGACATCAAGGCGGTTGGGCACCTCGATGGGGTCGACATCTTGGCGGCGGGTGCCGGTGACGAACGTGTTTTGGTTGTAGCTGTCGGAGCCGAGGCCCGCACCGCCCTAGATGCCGCCGCCTTGTTAGGTGAAGAAGGCATTAGCGTCAAAGTGGTCGATCCGGGTTGGATCTACCCGGTCAACCCGGCGCTGGTGCAGCTGGCGGCGGCGGCCGAGGTTGTCGTCACCATCGAAGACGGACTAGCCAGCGGCGGCTTCGGTGATGCTTTGGCAGCCACTATGGCCGAGGCCGGGGTCAAC